The segment ACTCCTGGAATATCACCCATTGCACCACCCATACGGCCACCGATCCTTTCTACGGTCACTTCGTCGTGTTCATCGATGAAGTTGATAGCACCGTCACCAGGACAGAATGCTGTTGCCTGACGACCGTTCTTGATCAGCTGGATCCTTACACATTTCCTGATAGCAGAGTTTGGCTGTTTTGCTTCCACACCTACTTTCTCAAGTACTATTCCACGACCCTGTGGTGCTCCGCTGAGCGGGTCAGATTTTACATCCAGACCTAAGGTACGCCTGCTGTAACCGGTGTCTTTCCACCTGGCGTCTTTACGGACCTTTTGAAGTCTGTGAGCTGCATATTTTCCATTTGGCATATATTATCCTCCCAATAATGTTCCGTACATAATGAGTTGAATTTATTATAATCATATGTGAACGATGTTCACTGTAAGATCACATCATCGATATCGTGATGGCGACTAACTACCATTTTTACTTTTTCGATATTACTTCCGTTGCGTCCGATAGCAAGACCTTTTTCACTTGCAGGCACATCCACGTAGGCGACCTTCTTGCCACCTTTCTCAGATATAATGACGGACTTGACAGACACTGTACCGAAAGCATTCTTTATAAATGTAACCGGCTCATCTGCGTATTCGATGAGCTCAATGTGTTTGTCAACGGATTTTTTAACCCGGTTTATGTTGTCTCCACGTTTTCCAATAGCAGCACCCATGTCACCAGTGTTCACGACATAGATGACTCTGCCATCATCGATAATACAATCCTTAATTGCGGCGTGAGTCACACTTTCGAATAAGGCAATATACCTTACACATTCTGTTGAAAGCCTGATCTCGCCCAATTAATACAACTCCTGATCTTAAGCCACTGCAAGTATGTCTGATTCTCCTGCATCCATTATAGCCATTGCTGCAATTGTAAATGGCTTACCACATGCAGGACCAAGATCTACACTTGTTCCACTATAGTTCAGGACCGGCACGCTTGTTGCTTCGATCTGCTCTCTCACATCTGCAGGACAGTTGGATGCAAGAACTATCATCTTTGCCTCGTTCTTGACAGCTGCATCAATGGTGCGGTTAGCACCGATGATAACAGACCCTGTCCTGATAACTTTGATAAGTGCTTTATCAACATTAATAT is part of the Methanococcoides methylutens MM1 genome and harbors:
- a CDS encoding 30S ribosomal protein S12 — its product is MPNGKYAAHRLQKVRKDARWKDTGYSRRTLGLDVKSDPLSGAPQGRGIVLEKVGVEAKQPNSAIRKCVRIQLIKNGRQATAFCPGDGAINFIDEHDEVTVERIGGRMGGAMGDIPGVRFKVTAVNNVSLREMVIGRKEKPRR
- a CDS encoding NusA-like transcription termination signal-binding factor; the protein is MGEIRLSTECVRYIALFESVTHAAIKDCIIDDGRVIYVVNTGDMGAAIGKRGDNINRVKKSVDKHIELIEYADEPVTFIKNAFGTVSVKSVIISEKGGKKVAYVDVPASEKGLAIGRNGSNIEKVKMVVSRHHDIDDVILQ
- a CDS encoding 50S ribosomal protein L30e encodes the protein MDINVDKALIKVIRTGSVIIGANRTIDAAVKNEAKMIVLASNCPADVREQIEATSVPVLNYSGTSVDLGPACGKPFTIAAMAIMDAGESDILAVA